From Cronobacter turicensis z3032, the proteins below share one genomic window:
- the cdgR gene encoding Cyclic di-GMP regulator cdgR, with the protein MIVSLDTRYQSYLLFAPIAHTSGGPLGMEVIAHFTSLNAQVRFPTEFIIPRINPEERLMLFYEKISLIEKWREAFIKNSLFAVVNIDHKIANAILSSPTLRARLAQLPFLELGINENFPELNKGKENKTMFSLSRYFPLMLCNFGAGAATGRAIFDGLFRRVALDKTFVQKRRAGGMFEPFMYAIANQVGPCCQTLILPAVDNDEALDEARRLGFNGAQGTLWPAMDGETLVLTLAMAQ; encoded by the coding sequence ATGATTGTTTCGCTCGATACACGGTATCAGTCTTATCTGCTGTTCGCCCCGATCGCCCATACCTCCGGGGGGCCGTTGGGCATGGAAGTTATTGCCCATTTCACCAGCCTGAACGCACAGGTTCGCTTTCCGACGGAATTCATTATCCCGCGAATTAATCCTGAAGAAAGATTAATGCTTTTTTACGAAAAAATAAGTTTGATTGAAAAGTGGCGCGAGGCATTTATAAAAAATTCTCTTTTCGCCGTCGTAAACATTGATCATAAGATAGCCAACGCTATTTTATCCAGCCCGACATTACGGGCACGGCTCGCGCAATTACCGTTTCTTGAGTTAGGTATTAATGAGAATTTTCCTGAACTTAATAAAGGTAAAGAAAATAAAACGATGTTCTCGCTGTCGCGTTATTTTCCATTAATGCTGTGTAACTTTGGCGCCGGGGCCGCCACAGGGCGAGCGATTTTCGACGGCTTGTTCCGTCGCGTGGCGCTGGATAAAACGTTTGTGCAAAAACGGCGCGCGGGCGGGATGTTTGAACCTTTTATGTATGCGATTGCGAATCAGGTCGGGCCCTGCTGCCAGACGCTGATCCTGCCTGCTGTCGATAACGACGAGGCACTGGACGAGGCGCGCCGCCTCGGCTTCAATGGCGCGCAGGGCACCTTGTGGCCCGCGATGGATGGCGAAACCCTCGTTCTGACGCTTGCCATGGCGCAATAA
- the ydiU gene encoding UPF0061 protein ydiU, translated as MSQHPRFTATWRDELPGFYTELTPTPLNNSRLFFHNAPLAQALELPQTLFDYQGPAGVWGGETLLPGMAPLAQVYSGHQFGVWAGQLGDGRGILLGEQQLSDGRKLDWHLKGAGLTPYSRMGDGRAVLRSTVREFLASEAMHGLGIPTTRALSIVTSDTPVRRETTERGAMLMRIAESHVRFGHFEHFYYRREPESVRELAQYVIEHHFAHLAQEEDRFALWFGEVVRRTAHLMASWQCVGFAHGVMNTDNMSILGLTMDYGPYGFLDDYQPGFICNHTDYQGRYAFDNQPGVGLWNLQRLAQALSPIIPAERLNALLDDYQPVLLREWGRQMRAKLGFTVEKEGDNDYLRELLTLMAREGSDYTRTFRMLSETEQRSSASPLRDEFIDRATFDAWFARYRARLEDEGVEDDARQQRMKSVNPALVLRNWLAQRAIEAAERDDASELSRLLEALRHPFDDRDDDYTHRPPDWGKHLEVSCSS; from the coding sequence ATGAGCCAACATCCCCGTTTTACCGCCACCTGGCGCGATGAACTGCCAGGTTTTTATACTGAATTAACGCCCACGCCGCTGAACAACAGCCGTCTGTTCTTTCATAACGCGCCGCTGGCGCAGGCGCTGGAGCTTCCGCAAACGCTGTTTGACTATCAGGGCCCGGCCGGCGTCTGGGGCGGCGAAACGCTGCTGCCGGGCATGGCGCCGCTGGCGCAGGTCTACAGCGGCCATCAGTTTGGCGTCTGGGCCGGCCAGCTCGGCGACGGGCGCGGTATTCTGCTCGGCGAGCAGCAACTCAGCGACGGCCGCAAGCTGGACTGGCATCTGAAAGGCGCGGGCCTCACGCCCTATTCGCGAATGGGCGACGGCCGCGCGGTGCTGCGCTCCACGGTGCGCGAATTTCTCGCCTCGGAAGCGATGCACGGGCTGGGCATTCCCACGACCCGCGCGCTCAGTATCGTCACCAGCGATACCCCGGTGCGACGCGAAACCACCGAGCGCGGCGCGATGCTAATGCGCATCGCCGAAAGCCACGTGCGTTTCGGCCATTTCGAACACTTTTACTACCGTCGTGAGCCGGAAAGCGTGCGTGAGCTGGCGCAGTACGTTATTGAGCATCACTTCGCGCACCTGGCGCAGGAGGAAGATCGTTTCGCGCTCTGGTTCGGCGAGGTAGTGAGGCGCACCGCGCATCTGATGGCGAGCTGGCAGTGCGTGGGTTTCGCGCACGGCGTGATGAACACCGATAACATGTCGATCCTCGGGCTGACGATGGATTATGGCCCTTACGGCTTTCTTGACGACTATCAGCCGGGCTTTATCTGCAACCATACGGACTACCAGGGGCGTTACGCGTTCGACAACCAGCCGGGCGTCGGCTTGTGGAACCTGCAACGTCTGGCGCAGGCGCTCTCGCCGATTATTCCGGCCGAGCGGCTTAATGCGCTGCTGGATGATTACCAGCCCGTGTTGCTGCGCGAGTGGGGCCGCCAGATGCGCGCTAAGCTCGGTTTTACCGTCGAAAAAGAGGGCGACAACGACTATCTGCGCGAGCTGCTTACGCTGATGGCGCGCGAAGGGAGCGACTACACGCGCACTTTCCGGATGCTGAGCGAGACGGAGCAGCGCTCGTCTGCCTCGCCGCTGCGCGATGAGTTTATCGACCGCGCCACCTTTGACGCCTGGTTTGCACGCTACCGCGCGCGGCTGGAAGACGAGGGCGTTGAGGATGACGCGCGCCAGCAACGGATGAAATCCGTCAACCCGGCGCTGGTATTGCGCAACTGGCTGGCCCAGCGCGCCATTGAGGCGGCGGAGCGTGACGACGCCAGCGAGCTGTCGCGGCTGCTGGAGGCGCTGCGCCATCCTTTCGATGACCGGGATGACGATTACACTCATCGCCCGCCGGACTGGGGTAAACATCTGGAAGTGAGCTGTTCGAGCTAA
- a CDS encoding Putative phosphotransferase ESA_02103 has protein sequence MDNVVDRQVFYISDGTAITAEVLGHAVMSQFPVSINSITLPFVENESRAKAVKEQIDAIFQQTGVRPLVFYSIVLPEVREIILQSQGFCQDIVQALVAPLQQELRLDPTPVAHRTHGLNPANIIKYDARIAAIDYTLAHDDGISMRNLDQAQVILLGVSRCGKTPTSLYLAMQFGIRAANYPFIADDMDNLNLPAALRPLQHKLFGLTINPERLAAIREERRENSRYASMRQCRMEVAEVEALYRKHQIRYINSTNYSVEEIATKILDIMGLNRRMY, from the coding sequence ATGGATAATGTTGTCGATCGCCAGGTTTTTTATATTTCCGATGGAACCGCTATCACCGCGGAAGTATTAGGCCATGCGGTGATGTCGCAATTTCCGGTCAGCATCAACAGCATTACCCTGCCGTTTGTCGAGAACGAAAGCCGGGCCAAAGCGGTGAAAGAACAGATCGACGCCATCTTTCAGCAAACCGGCGTGCGCCCGCTGGTGTTCTACTCCATCGTGCTGCCCGAAGTCCGCGAGATAATTCTCCAAAGCCAGGGGTTCTGCCAGGATATCGTCCAGGCGCTGGTGGCGCCGCTCCAGCAAGAACTGCGGCTCGACCCGACGCCGGTCGCCCACCGTACCCACGGCCTGAACCCTGCCAATATCATTAAATATGACGCGCGGATCGCGGCGATTGATTACACCCTGGCGCACGACGACGGTATTTCCATGCGCAATCTTGATCAGGCGCAGGTGATCCTGCTTGGCGTCTCGCGCTGCGGCAAAACGCCCACCAGCCTCTATCTCGCGATGCAGTTCGGCATTCGGGCCGCCAACTACCCCTTTATCGCCGACGATATGGATAACCTGAATCTGCCGGCGGCGCTGCGCCCGTTGCAGCATAAGCTGTTTGGCCTGACGATTAACCCGGAGCGGCTGGCGGCGATCCGTGAAGAGCGGCGCGAGAACAGCCGTTACGCCTCGATGCGCCAGTGCCGGATGGAAGTGGCTGAAGTGGAAGCGCTCTACCGGAAGCATCAGATCCGCTATATCAACAGTACGAACTATTCGGTGGAAGAGATTGCCACCAAAATCCTCGACATCATGGGGCTCAATCGCCGCATGTACTGA
- the aroH gene encoding Phospho-2-dehydro-3-deoxyheptonate aldolase,Trp-sensitive, whose product MVMPITSGADADEATDFETPMIKTDELRTARIDSLITPAELAERYPMTPAVADHVLDARRRIEKILNGDDPRLLVIIGPCSIHDPEAAVDYARRLARLREKYDSRLEIVMRTYFEKPRTVVGWKGLISDPDLNGSYRVNHGIEQARRLLLEVNALGVPTATEFLDMVVGQYISDLISWGAIGARTTESQIHREMASALSCPVGFKNGTDGNTRIAVDAIRAARTSHMFLSPDKHGRMTIYQTSGNPYGHIIMRGGKTPNYHAAAINEACEALREFNLPERLVVDFSHGNCQKQHRRQLDVCDDICEQIRAGSTALAGVMVESFIVEGTQKITPGTPLTYGQSITDPCLGWDDSETLLERLAQAVESRL is encoded by the coding sequence ATCGTGATGCCCATCACTTCCGGCGCTGATGCCGATGAAGCAACAGATTTTGAGACACCCATGATTAAAACTGATGAACTCCGTACTGCGCGCATCGACAGCCTGATTACTCCGGCGGAACTCGCAGAACGCTACCCCATGACGCCGGCGGTCGCAGACCATGTGCTTGACGCCCGCCGCCGTATTGAAAAAATCCTTAACGGCGATGACCCACGTCTGCTGGTGATTATCGGCCCCTGCTCAATTCACGACCCGGAAGCGGCGGTGGATTACGCCCGCCGTCTGGCGCGGCTGCGGGAGAAATACGATTCCCGCCTTGAGATCGTGATGCGCACCTACTTTGAGAAGCCGCGCACCGTAGTGGGCTGGAAAGGGCTAATTTCCGACCCGGATCTCAACGGCAGCTACCGCGTCAATCACGGTATCGAACAGGCGCGCCGCCTGTTGCTGGAGGTTAACGCGCTGGGCGTGCCGACCGCCACCGAGTTTCTCGATATGGTGGTCGGGCAGTATATTTCCGATCTCATCAGCTGGGGCGCCATCGGCGCACGCACCACCGAGAGCCAGATCCACCGCGAAATGGCCTCGGCGCTGTCATGCCCGGTGGGCTTTAAAAACGGTACCGACGGCAATACCCGCATCGCGGTGGACGCCATTCGCGCGGCGCGCACCAGCCATATGTTTCTCTCGCCCGACAAACATGGCCGGATGACGATTTACCAGACCAGCGGCAATCCTTACGGCCACATCATTATGCGCGGCGGTAAAACGCCGAACTATCATGCCGCAGCCATTAACGAGGCCTGCGAGGCGCTGCGGGAATTCAACCTGCCGGAGCGGCTGGTGGTGGATTTCAGCCACGGCAATTGCCAGAAGCAGCACCGGCGTCAGCTCGACGTTTGCGATGATATTTGCGAGCAGATCCGCGCGGGCTCAACGGCGCTCGCGGGCGTGATGGTGGAAAGCTTTATCGTGGAAGGCACCCAGAAAATTACGCCCGGCACGCCGCTGACCTACGGCCAGTCGATTACCGATCCGTGCCTCGGCTGGGATGACAGCGAAACGCTGCTGGAACGCCTCGCCCAGGCGGTGGAAAGCCGTCTCTGA